A region from the Pseudomonadota bacterium genome encodes:
- a CDS encoding OmpH family outer membrane protein, with amino-acid sequence MKISSLLIASLCCIPLYSQAQTKIATVDVARLINEVPDAVNKKKELDVASEQAKTKIEAKGKELQALKIKLETANVPADSKEADSFRSQARDFERMRADAKADLEKRFLKVNKEITDKVMSKIETYAKANSYDLIIDKSDKYRGPILFGAPSADITNEIIKTLK; translated from the coding sequence ATGAAGATATCATCACTCCTGATCGCTTCCCTATGCTGTATCCCCCTCTATAGTCAAGCGCAGACTAAGATCGCAACGGTTGATGTCGCTCGCCTTATCAACGAGGTTCCGGATGCTGTTAACAAGAAGAAGGAGCTCGACGTAGCCTCCGAGCAGGCTAAGACCAAGATTGAAGCTAAGGGCAAGGAGCTCCAGGCTCTTAAGATAAAGCTTGAAACAGCCAATGTTCCCGCCGACTCAAAGGAGGCCGATAGCTTCCGCTCTCAGGCCCGTGACTTCGAGCGTATGCGTGCCGATGCAAAGGCGGATCTTGAAAAGCGGTTTCTTAAGGTCAATAAAGAGATTACCGATAAGGTCATGTCTAAGATCGAAACCTATGCCAAGGCAAACAGCTACGACCTAATTATAGACAAGAGCGATAAATACCGTGGCCCGATCCTGTTTGGTGCCCCCTCTGCCGACATTACTAACGAGATCATCAAGACCCTCAAGTAA
- a CDS encoding type IV toxin-antitoxin system AbiEi family antitoxin domain-containing protein — MAIQTGSKLQKLLASWPSGAVFTTAGLKERGYSHVLLNQYRTSGWLVSVGRGALARAGDQVDWRGGLYALHEQLKLAVHLGGKSALNYQGSSHFLNLGTETVRLFAAPGTRLPRWFTSHDWKVTVTVFATNLFPDDIGLTSQNAGAFSIKLSSRERAIFETLYLAPQSQSLEEVKLLMGGLTNLRPQMVQHLLESCTSVKVKRLFMLFAEELKLPWVKRLNLDKVDFGTGARTLVKGGKTHPKYLLTIPADLFGGDNQ, encoded by the coding sequence ATGGCTATACAAACAGGAAGCAAATTACAGAAACTTCTAGCCTCTTGGCCTAGCGGAGCTGTGTTCACAACGGCTGGCCTGAAAGAGCGTGGGTACAGCCATGTCCTTCTGAACCAGTACCGAACGTCCGGTTGGTTAGTATCGGTAGGGCGCGGCGCTTTGGCTCGCGCTGGAGATCAGGTTGACTGGAGGGGCGGTCTATATGCACTTCATGAACAACTAAAACTCGCTGTTCACCTAGGCGGAAAGAGTGCCCTTAACTATCAAGGCTCTTCTCACTTTCTAAATCTTGGGACCGAAACGGTCAGACTATTTGCTGCACCAGGAACTCGTCTCCCAAGGTGGTTCACGAGCCACGATTGGAAAGTAACGGTCACGGTGTTCGCAACCAATCTCTTTCCAGATGATATCGGCCTTACCTCTCAAAATGCGGGCGCGTTCTCGATCAAACTCTCGTCACGTGAACGCGCCATATTTGAGACACTCTATCTCGCTCCTCAGTCTCAAAGTCTTGAGGAAGTGAAACTCCTTATGGGTGGGCTCACAAATCTTCGTCCCCAAATGGTGCAGCACCTCCTTGAGAGCTGCACCTCTGTGAAGGTGAAGCGGTTGTTTATGTTGTTCGCTGAGGAGTTAAAGCTGCCTTGGGTAAAGAGATTAAATCTCGACAAGGTTGATTTCGGAACGGGGGCTCGCACGCTAGTTAAGGGTGGGAAAACGCATCCTAAGTACCTTCTCACTATACCAGCGGATCTGTTCGGCGGGGACAATCAATGA
- a CDS encoding nucleotidyl transferase AbiEii/AbiGii toxin family protein, translated as MTEERYFRQVALLLQILPIVGEQEVFALKGGTAINLFVRDMPRLSVDIDLTYIPLESRDASIKGISSGLTAIADKIKSSITGNRIQKVPGPIKGTVGSLVVSTPQATIKIEPNHVLRGSVFPCETGILCSAAQEQFRADVQIKMLSFADLFGGKLCAALDRQHPRDLFDSKLLLENEGITQEVRQAFIIYLASHSRPIHELLDPHHLDMRAVFESEFIGMSRTSVSYEELERAREEAVRKLRADLSNSERQFLLSVKEGAPKWNLLDLPGIEKLPGIQWKVQNIGRMDKEKHSQQLQKLRECLSL; from the coding sequence ATGACCGAAGAACGATATTTTCGCCAGGTTGCGCTCCTTCTTCAAATCCTTCCTATCGTCGGAGAGCAAGAGGTGTTCGCTCTAAAAGGCGGCACGGCGATCAATCTTTTTGTCCGAGATATGCCGAGACTGTCGGTCGATATTGATCTCACCTATATTCCGCTTGAGTCACGAGATGCTTCCATTAAAGGTATCAGCAGCGGGCTTACCGCAATCGCTGATAAAATCAAAAGTAGTATCACCGGCAACCGGATTCAGAAAGTGCCCGGCCCGATAAAAGGCACAGTAGGAAGTCTAGTTGTTAGCACGCCACAAGCGACTATAAAGATCGAGCCGAATCATGTACTGCGCGGCTCGGTATTTCCATGTGAAACGGGAATTCTTTGCTCCGCTGCGCAAGAACAATTCAGAGCGGATGTTCAGATCAAGATGCTCTCATTCGCCGACCTCTTCGGCGGGAAGCTCTGCGCCGCATTAGACCGACAACATCCCCGGGATCTTTTTGATAGCAAACTCTTACTTGAAAACGAGGGAATAACTCAAGAAGTTCGGCAGGCGTTCATCATCTACCTCGCAAGCCACAGTAGGCCGATACACGAGCTATTAGATCCTCACCATCTCGATATGCGTGCTGTCTTTGAAAGCGAATTTATTGGTATGAGTCGTACCTCCGTTTCATACGAAGAACTAGAACGAGCGCGAGAGGAGGCTGTACGTAAACTTCGCGCTGACCTTTCAAACAGTGAAAGGCAGTTTCTACTTTCAGTGAAAGAAGGAGCCCCAAAATGGAACCTCTTGGACCTTCCCGGAATTGAAAAACTTCCTGGAATCCAATGGAAAGTCCAAAATATCGGGCGCATGGACAAGGAGAAGCACTCGCAACAACTACAGAAGCTAAGAGAGTGTCTCTCTCTTTAG
- the recQ gene encoding DNA helicase RecQ has product MTPPTPDLLLTKLKEHFGFSEFRPLQREIMEETLAGRDALALLPTGGGKSLCYQLPALVRPGLTIVISPLIALMKDQVDGLLENGVSAAYLNSSLSEKDSKETWRQLYRGAIKILYLSPERLLLEGMFQTLASLQLEFVAVDEAHCISSWGHDFRPEYRALKSLREYLPKVPILALTASATERVRTDILEMLSMPDARTFLASFNRPNLSYRIIPRLAAIKQICEVLADHPGESGIIYCLSRARTESVAEDLLKKGIKAAAYHAGLSAEQRNRRQEQFVQDEIQVMVATIAFGMGVDKPDVRFVIHHDLPKNIESYYQETGRAGRDGLPSECVLLYSSGDAAKLRNFIDQASDQTEREISGRQLTRLLQFAEGSECRRVSLLRYFSEEYRNNAGEITLSCGACDNCLTPRDEVDATEVTHKILSCVLRINKQSGFSVGLAHVVDVLTGAQSEKIKRWGHDSLSTYGVGKGRAKSEWLYYGRELVSSGLLRINHERFNVIEVTNEGLTRLKNKNPVLLRAPLVSSGLSSEKRTEQRKRLGAIEYDTALFEKLRFWRSGVADPLLKIALKDMSALLFQLRSPQRRIR; this is encoded by the coding sequence ATGACTCCACCCACCCCAGATCTCTTACTAACCAAGCTCAAGGAGCATTTCGGATTTTCCGAATTTCGCCCACTGCAACGCGAGATAATGGAGGAAACCCTGGCGGGCCGCGATGCCTTAGCGCTCCTACCAACGGGGGGTGGAAAGTCCCTCTGCTATCAGTTGCCAGCGCTGGTACGCCCCGGCCTGACTATCGTTATCTCTCCACTAATAGCACTTATGAAGGATCAGGTTGATGGATTGCTTGAAAACGGCGTCAGCGCGGCCTACCTAAATTCGTCGCTCTCTGAGAAGGACTCAAAGGAGACCTGGCGCCAACTCTACCGCGGCGCAATTAAGATCCTCTACCTCTCTCCGGAGCGGCTCCTGCTTGAGGGCATGTTTCAAACGCTCGCCTCACTGCAGCTCGAATTTGTTGCCGTTGATGAGGCGCACTGTATCTCCTCCTGGGGGCATGACTTTAGGCCTGAGTACCGGGCCCTGAAATCGCTCCGCGAGTATCTCCCGAAGGTTCCGATTTTAGCTCTGACCGCCTCAGCAACTGAGCGCGTTCGCACCGATATCCTTGAGATGTTGAGTATGCCGGATGCGCGTACATTTCTTGCGAGCTTTAATCGCCCGAATCTTTCGTACCGCATCATCCCACGCCTAGCAGCAATCAAGCAGATCTGTGAGGTGCTCGCAGATCATCCTGGCGAAAGCGGAATTATCTACTGCCTCAGTCGTGCGCGTACCGAGTCGGTTGCAGAAGATCTCCTTAAAAAGGGGATTAAAGCAGCCGCCTATCATGCCGGACTCTCGGCTGAGCAACGCAACCGTCGTCAGGAGCAGTTCGTTCAGGATGAGATCCAGGTCATGGTGGCAACGATAGCTTTCGGCATGGGGGTTGATAAACCCGATGTACGCTTTGTTATTCACCACGACCTACCTAAGAATATCGAAAGCTACTATCAGGAAACTGGTCGCGCCGGACGAGATGGGCTGCCGAGCGAGTGCGTGCTGCTCTATAGCTCAGGAGATGCTGCAAAGCTCAGAAATTTTATTGATCAGGCCTCGGACCAAACCGAGCGTGAGATCTCAGGGCGGCAACTAACAAGGTTACTGCAGTTTGCCGAGGGTTCGGAGTGTCGCAGGGTCTCGCTACTGCGCTACTTTAGTGAGGAGTATCGAAATAACGCAGGCGAGATCACTCTCTCTTGCGGAGCCTGTGACAACTGTCTGACGCCACGCGACGAGGTTGACGCTACAGAGGTAACACATAAGATCCTCTCGTGCGTGTTGCGTATCAACAAACAGAGCGGCTTTTCGGTCGGATTGGCGCACGTTGTTGATGTTTTAACCGGCGCTCAGAGCGAGAAGATAAAACGTTGGGGACACGATTCCCTCTCAACCTACGGCGTTGGCAAGGGCCGCGCTAAATCAGAGTGGCTCTATTATGGACGTGAGCTTGTTTCCTCTGGATTACTGCGCATTAACCATGAGCGCTTTAACGTAATCGAAGTTACAAACGAAGGTCTAACCAGATTAAAGAACAAAAACCCGGTCCTGCTGCGAGCGCCCCTCGTTAGCTCGGGCTTAAGCTCAGAGAAGAGAACGGAGCAGAGAAAGCGCCTGGGTGCTATCGAGTACGATACAGCCCTCTTTGAGAAGCTACGCTTTTGGCGTAGCGGTGTCGCAGATCCCCTCCTAAAGATAGCGCTTAAAGATATGTCAGCCCTGCTGTTCCAGCTACGATCACCTCAGAGGCGTATCCGATAA
- the rpiA gene encoding ribose 5-phosphate isomerase A, whose protein sequence is MKDLVAQEIARRVKDRDLIGVGTGSTVDAALVAIGKRVQQEGLRLSVVPTSYQSAWRCQELGLTVLSSGFNGYLAWGFDGADQVTKQRWAIKGKGGALLQEKILAKRCKQFVLIVDESKVVPLLGVGCPVPVEVIPEARILVEQGLKVLGATELSVRSGSGKHGPIITERGNIIIDATFAQIHESLEGEIKACVGVVDSGLFIGYASEVIVAGTAGLTYL, encoded by the coding sequence ATGAAAGATCTAGTCGCACAAGAGATTGCACGCAGAGTCAAGGACCGAGATCTAATCGGCGTTGGTACCGGCTCAACGGTGGATGCCGCCTTAGTCGCGATCGGCAAGAGGGTGCAGCAGGAGGGGCTAAGGCTCTCCGTTGTTCCGACCTCTTATCAGAGCGCTTGGCGCTGCCAAGAGCTTGGCCTAACGGTGCTTTCTTCAGGCTTTAACGGATACCTAGCCTGGGGGTTCGATGGGGCAGATCAGGTAACCAAGCAGCGCTGGGCTATTAAGGGCAAGGGGGGCGCTCTCCTACAGGAGAAGATCTTAGCCAAGCGGTGTAAGCAGTTCGTTCTTATAGTGGATGAGTCAAAGGTGGTTCCGCTGCTCGGTGTTGGATGCCCCGTGCCTGTAGAGGTTATTCCTGAAGCCCGAATCCTGGTAGAGCAGGGGCTTAAAGTTCTGGGAGCAACTGAATTGAGCGTTAGATCTGGCTCCGGTAAGCATGGACCGATTATCACCGAACGGGGCAATATTATTATCGATGCTACCTTTGCTCAGATTCATGAGAGCCTTGAGGGCGAGATCAAGGCCTGCGTAGGGGTAGTTGATAGTGGACTCTTTATCGGATACGCCTCTGAGGTGATCGTAGCTGGAACAGCAGGGCTGACATATCTTTAA
- a CDS encoding thioredoxin domain-containing protein, with amino-acid sequence MKVQHVRSLGKVRWIVLLLSLAGVFISGVALVEHLIYANGLATGPSFCNINAYINCEAVNASAWSKILGLPIGAYGIFFYLTLFALFTVAGTGRAVSFEAAAGVALIAGVLATGASIVLFGISSFIIGALCLICIALYLINFLLLGVIALGAWRGRFLEGIAKGCSGVRLFLTRSLGITSSKKGATATFARCSFLALVGLSVFSVLLPNMLLQYLRIEQGTAPEILDKEAVAAWRARPLEAPQVLDDGGRFADYREGNPQAPISIVEFADYECFGCRRLYVALHELLTSYAGSYTFVLKNYPLDRECNPVMPRTVHLHACTAAYFSRCAGEQGKLGAAIDLLFTDPLLEQDGEIAEVREALIAKGESELELDGESLRGCIVSKRYHAKIQGDVSEGQRLGLASTPSIWVNGRLVVRPTIGALKAIFDAILREKR; translated from the coding sequence ATGAAAGTTCAGCATGTTCGGTCTCTGGGTAAGGTCAGGTGGATAGTGCTCCTGCTAAGTTTGGCAGGGGTTTTCATCTCTGGCGTAGCATTGGTTGAACACCTGATCTATGCCAATGGGCTCGCAACGGGCCCCTCATTCTGTAACATCAATGCCTACATCAACTGCGAAGCAGTAAATGCTAGCGCATGGTCGAAGATCTTAGGTCTTCCGATCGGCGCCTACGGGATCTTCTTTTACCTAACGCTCTTTGCACTTTTTACGGTTGCTGGGACTGGGCGCGCGGTATCGTTTGAAGCGGCGGCGGGGGTGGCTCTGATTGCAGGGGTTTTAGCAACGGGCGCATCTATTGTGCTGTTTGGAATCTCCAGCTTTATCATCGGTGCACTATGTCTGATCTGCATAGCGCTCTATCTGATTAATTTTTTGCTGCTTGGAGTTATAGCTCTGGGTGCCTGGCGCGGCAGATTTCTAGAAGGGATCGCTAAGGGCTGTTCGGGAGTTCGGCTCTTTCTAACGAGATCGCTAGGTATTACTTCCTCCAAGAAAGGTGCTACCGCTACCTTTGCACGCTGCTCATTCTTGGCGTTGGTTGGGCTCTCTGTATTCTCCGTATTACTTCCGAATATGCTCCTGCAGTACCTTAGGATAGAGCAGGGGACAGCCCCAGAAATTCTAGACAAGGAGGCCGTGGCCGCCTGGCGCGCGAGGCCCCTTGAGGCTCCGCAGGTACTTGATGATGGTGGACGTTTCGCCGACTACCGCGAGGGTAACCCGCAGGCTCCGATCTCAATCGTCGAGTTCGCTGATTATGAGTGCTTCGGGTGTCGTAGGTTATACGTAGCGCTGCATGAGCTCCTTACAAGCTATGCCGGCTCTTACACCTTCGTTCTGAAGAACTATCCACTCGATAGGGAGTGCAATCCCGTGATGCCACGCACCGTGCATCTACATGCATGTACAGCGGCTTACTTCTCTCGGTGCGCCGGGGAGCAGGGCAAACTTGGTGCGGCGATAGATCTTCTTTTCACCGACCCTCTACTGGAGCAGGACGGAGAGATAGCAGAGGTACGCGAGGCCCTGATAGCTAAGGGCGAAAGCGAACTGGAGCTCGACGGCGAAAGCCTTAGGGGCTGTATCGTTTCAAAACGGTACCACGCTAAAATTCAGGGAGATGTTAGTGAGGGGCAGCGCTTAGGACTAGCCTCAACCCCCTCGATCTGGGTAAATGGACGGCTTGTTGTGCGGCCTACGATCGGAGCCCTAAAGGCGATATTCGATGCAATTCTTAGAGAAAAACGTTAG